The sequence TTCCGTTCTGGGCAGGGGTTATTACAGCAGGTATCGTTGGGACACTTGTACAGCCATGGAATTTATTTGGTGTCATCATTCCGGTTCTCCTTTTTGTAGGGGGAATTCTGTCAGCAATCGTTGGAATTTTGATTTCAGACTATTACTTTATCAGGAAACGAAGAGTCAATGTACCTGCATTATATGAAGACAAAGGACAATTCAAGTATATGAAAGGAGTGAATCTTGCAGGGTTCATTTCATGGATTATTGGAGGGATTGCCTCCTATTACGTTCCAAACTTCTCATTTTTAGTCGGCTTCGGGGTTGGAGCTATTTGCTATTATGTATTGGCTAAATTCTGGTGGTTTAAGAAATACGCGCAGGCAGAACTGATTGATCCGAGTGATGAGAAATATCTTGGCTTGTCTGTCGGCCGCGATTGGGAAATTCAAGTCGACGAAGAAGTCATTGTATCAGACGAATCGCCAACAGGCACAAGTTTTTCTTAGAATCATGGAAGCAAGGTAGTTAAGGTAGTTCTTATCTGAAGATACGATAGAAAGGGTGTCGTCATGTCTGATTATCAAGAGTTTTTAAGTGAACGGGATAAAATTGATTTTCTCATTCAAAAAGGCTTTAAAATTGAGAAAATAACAGAGAACCTAAGTGGGGCATTTGTTCTGTTTAAGCATACTGAAAATAAAAGAAGTGCCACTCTTCATGTGAAAACGGCAAATGCACGAAAATATTTCTCAAATCTATTACTTCAAAACTAAAAGTTGAAGGGGGAAACTTGGATGAGTGACGTTATGGGACCTCATGAAGGAAAGGAACTGACACTCTTTCCTGGAAATATGCAAACGTCTGATGAGCTAATCGATTGGGTGTTAGCCGTTTTATCTTCACAAAAGCTATCAGATGAAGAAATAATGAAATGGTGGAGTGAAGAGATCCAGTTTGCAATCCCCTATATAGAAGAATAGAAGCAAAATGAAGGATTGGTTCCGCCAATCCTTTTTCTCCATTTTCCTAAGGCAGAACAAGAGGAGAGAAAAATGAAAAGTAATTACTATTTCTCAGTAGAAGATATTCTAGTAAGAAGGTACTTTGAACATGCTAAAGTGATTGCTGGGCACAATGGTCTCAGCCGTCAAGTTAAGTGGGTCCATGTAGTCGAAGTAACATCGATAAAGAATCTTCTTAACGGAAATGAACTGATCCTTTCTACAGGAATCGCTTTACAAGAGGAGGAGACCTTTCTTTCACTCCTTCATCAGTTAATTGAGAGTGAAGCAGCGGCCATTTGCATTGAACTTGATACAAATATTTCTACGATTCCAATTTCTGTATTAAAGTGTGCAGATGCATTTGATTTTCCTATTATCGTGTTTCAAAGGGAAGTTCCGTTTGTTAGTATAACTCAGGATATTCACTCCGTACTCATCAATCAGCAATACGACATGATAAAAAAACTGGATTCATATGCACAGGAGTTAAACAGGAGGCTCCTCGGCGTAAATCACTTCAGAGAGATCCTTCAGGTTTTACATAAGGAGCTTGCTGTCCCTGTACTATTTCAGCTAAAAGAGCAAGAGGTGGAAATCTATCCTCTCATGTGCTCACCTGATGAAGAGAGAATACGAAAATGTTATCACAGTCATAAAGATTCCCGTAATCATCATTTTGCCTCCACTAAAGTTATTCTATTTGACCAGGAATACGCAGAGTTATGTATATACAGAAGCGATCATCCTTTTAGCGAATACGAGCTCCTCATATTGGACAGAACTTCAACGGCGTTAGCACAGTATTTAATGAGAGAATTGTATTTTAACGAGCAAAAACGTTTAGAAGACTCTAAATGGATTACCTGTTGGCTAAAAGGAGAACAGTCCTATGAGAGACTATCCGCATTTTTAGGAGACTTAAATGTACAGGTCAATGGTGGTGTCGTCTGTATTTGCCAGACGAATAGGCTGAATCAACAAGAGCCGATTGATTTAACCTTTTTTAACCTTGTCACCAGAAGCATTTTTGAACAACAGGGTTTTCGTGTGTTACCCGAAAGAATAGGAAATGATCTCATTTTCATTCTTCTGGACACCAGGAGGACTGGAGATTGGAAATCGAGAGTCACCACTGCCTACGAAAAGATTCTTCAGTCTGATTTCTTTAAAGATTCTTCACAAACAGTATTTGCAACTGGCAAGTACCAAATGGAGACGATGGAAATTCACAAGAGCTATGAAACAGCTAAAGATAGTCTCATGTTTCAGTCAAAGGTGGATGCATCAAAAGCGTATTTTTTCTTTGATGATTTGCATTTATACAGGCTGATTTCAATTGTTAACAACAATGTTAATCTGTGGGAAATGATCGAAGAGTACCTCACTCCGCTCCTGGATTATGATCGTAAACATGATGGCAGTCTATTGAAGACGTTGAAGGTTTTCCTTGCATGTCAGGGATCAAAACAGGAAACATCCAAACAACTATTTATTGTAAGACAAACACTCTACCATCGCCTCAAAAAAATTGAAGATTTACTTGGAGATGATTTCATGACCTCTGATAAACGTGTGGCCATCGAGTTTCTCCTTGCTGCCCATGACTATTTGCAACCACTTAGCTCTTTGAAAAAGTCGAAGATTAATTAATTGTAAAATGTCAAATTGAGATATCAGGTTATTTTACACAATGTCTAATGAAACCACTTACAATTTCTTTCATAATAAAACTATAAGCTATACGACAGGTTCTACACCAATCAGAAAATTCCGATGAAAAAATAAGGAGGAACTGAATATG is a genomic window of Rossellomorea sp. y25 containing:
- a CDS encoding PucR family transcriptional regulator ligand-binding domain-containing protein; this encodes MKSNYYFSVEDILVRRYFEHAKVIAGHNGLSRQVKWVHVVEVTSIKNLLNGNELILSTGIALQEEETFLSLLHQLIESEAAAICIELDTNISTIPISVLKCADAFDFPIIVFQREVPFVSITQDIHSVLINQQYDMIKKLDSYAQELNRRLLGVNHFREILQVLHKELAVPVLFQLKEQEVEIYPLMCSPDEERIRKCYHSHKDSRNHHFASTKVILFDQEYAELCIYRSDHPFSEYELLILDRTSTALAQYLMRELYFNEQKRLEDSKWITCWLKGEQSYERLSAFLGDLNVQVNGGVVCICQTNRLNQQEPIDLTFFNLVTRSIFEQQGFRVLPERIGNDLIFILLDTRRTGDWKSRVTTAYEKILQSDFFKDSSQTVFATGKYQMETMEIHKSYETAKDSLMFQSKVDASKAYFFFDDLHLYRLISIVNNNVNLWEMIEEYLTPLLDYDRKHDGSLLKTLKVFLACQGSKQETSKQLFIVRQTLYHRLKKIEDLLGDDFMTSDKRVAIEFLLAAHDYLQPLSSLKKSKIN